The Haloferax volcanii DS2 DNA segment TAAATTTCTTACGACCGTTTCGGTCGGTGGTCGGTGTCTAATCGAGGGACGGCGGCGATCCACGGGTGGATCGCAAACTGCCGTTGACTGGGGTTGATTCGGGGGCACGACCGCACGCTTATATCGGAACGGAGTTCCAAAACGAGGGTGATGAGTCGACGAACCGCTGTGCTCGCCGTCGCTGCCGCCGTGTTGCTGGCGACGGTGGGCGCACCGCTCGCTCTCGCCGCCTCGGCCGGACCGACGGGAACGGCGGCCGCGGCCACCGATGGTTCGGTCGCCGCGCCCGTCGCACAGACGACCGCGAACGACAGCGCGACCACCGACACGGCGGGCAACGACAGCGCCGCGTCGTCGGAGACGCTTCCCGGGCAGCGCCTGTCCGCCGTCATCGGCGTACAGGGCTCGGAGACCAACGGCGAACTCGAACGCCGCAGCTTCGACGCGCGCTTCGCGAACGCGAACTCGAACGCCTCGAAGGCCGCGGTCGTGGCCACGCAGGTCGAGACGGTCCGCGAGCGCCTCACCGAACTCGAACAGCGCAGGGACCGCCTCGAAGCCCAGCGCGAAAACGGGACGCTCTCCGAGGGCCAGTACCGCGCGCGGCTGACCCGGACGGTCGCCGACATCGAGCGCACTCGGAGCATGCTGAACCAGACGACTGACGCCGCCTCGACGGTCCCCGCCCAAGAGCTCTCGGCCCGCGGCGTCGAGACGGCCGAACTCGACCGACTCCGCACGAACGCGAGCGAACTCACCGGCCCCGAAGTGGCCGAAATCGCCCGCGGAATCGCGGGGAACCCCGGCAAGGGCATCGGCCGCGAGCGCGCCGCAAACGAGACGGAAACCGACGCCGGCGGACGACCCGACGACCCGGGGCGGAGTGACGCCCCGGGAAACTCGCATTCTGAGGCGAGCGACCGCGCCGCGGACGCCCGCGCCGACACCGGGAACGCGACCAACGGAACCGAGACCGATGGACACGCAACTAACGGAACCGTGACCGATGTGGCCGGCGGCGAATCCGACGGGGCCGCCGACGGCGCGGACCGCGGCAACGCCCCGGAGACGCCGCCCGGGAACGACAAGCGGGCGAAGGACGCCGACGGGAGCGATGTCGCGGTACCCCCCGCCGACGAGCGGTCCGACGACGATACGACCGCGACCGACGACGATACGACCGCGACCGACGACGATACGACGGACGACGAATCGGAAACGTCGTCCACGGACGACTCGGGCGCTTGAGGGCGCGGACGGCGACCCCGCCTCCCGATACTGTTTAATATCCCCATCTTGTAGGTCCACACTGTAATGTCGGAAGTCTGCTCGACGTGCGGGCTCCCTGAAGAGCTCTGCGTCTGCGAGGACGTGGCGAAAGAGTCTCAGGAGATAGTCATCCGCATCGACGAGCGCCGCTACGGAAAAGAGGTTACAGTCATCGAGGGATTCGACCCGAGGGACGTCGACATGGACAGCCTGTCGTCGGACCTCAAGTCGAAGTTCGCTTGCGGTGGAACCGTCGAAGACGATTCCATCGAACTCCAAGGCAACCACCGCGGCCGCGTGGAGGACTTCCTCCGCGAAAAGGGGTTCAACGTCGCGTGACCGACCTCTGAGTTAGCCCGCCGTCGAGATTTTTTCGAAGTAAGTCAGCGCGCGCGAGCCGTTAGTCCGCCAATTCCCCGACCGTTCGCGTCTCCAGTCGCGTCACCGCCCAGCGACGCCGTTCAGTTCTTCTCGTCGCCGTCTTCTTCGTCGCCCTCCGCACCCTCGTCGAGGCCCTCTTCGAGCGGGCCGTCCCACGCCGCGAGCCCGCCGGCCATGCTCTGGATGCGGGCGTCTTCGGTCCCCTCGTAGGCCGACAGCAGGCGGACGGCCTGCACGCTCGCCTCGCCCCGCGGACAGACGGTGACGATGCGTTCTGCGCCCGCGACGCGGTCGAGATGCGAAACGAGGTTCGAAAGCGGGACGTTGATGCTCCCCGGCACGTGCCCGAGCGCGAACTCCGCCTCCGTGCTCACGTCCACGACGAGCGGCGGGTCCTCGCCGTCGAGGAGTTCTTCGACTGCTGCGGGGGAGACCTCGTCGACCATTTACAGCAGGCCCTCGTCGCGGGCGAAGAGCACGCCCTCGACGGTCGCGTCGTTCGTCGGCGGTTCGGTCGCCCACTCGATGGCTTCCTCGACCGGCACGGCGCGGACCGAGAGGAACTCGTTGTCGTCGAGGTCGCGCTCGACCGGCGTGAGGCCCTCGGCGAAGACGAAGCCGCGGCGGTGTCGGAGGACGCCCGTCGAACACCACACGTCGCCGATGACCGACGCCGAGTCGGCGGCGAAGCCCGCCTCCTCGCGGAGTTCGCGCACCCCGGCGTCGGTGAACGACTCGCCCTTCTCGACGACGCCCGCGGGCAGTTCGAGCTGCGTCTGGCGGATGTTCGGCCGGTACTGCTCGACGAAGACGACGTGGTCGTCCGCGACCGCGACGACGACGACCGCGGTCGCCAGTTCGGCCCAGAAGTAGCGCTTCGTGGTTCCGTTGGGCTGTTCGACGAGGTCGTAACCGCCGGTGAACCAGCCGGTGTCGTACTCGGTTTCGGACTCCAGTACGCGCCACTCCGGGTCGGGCAGGCGCTCGTGTCGGCGGCCGTCGTCGGTCATCGGTCCGCTCCGGTCGCGTCGCCGTCGGTCCCTGCGGCGTCGGTCGCGGTGTCGTCGTCGGCTCCGGCCGACGCGTCGTCGTCGCCCTCGGCTTCCTCTCCGAGCAGCGCGTCGCGGTAGACGCGGCCGAAGGCGTTGCGCCGGAGGGTGCTGACGGCGGCGTCCTCCTCGTTTTGGAACGTCGTCGCCAGCACCGTCTCCGCGAAGGGGACCGCGTGCCACGCGACGCGCTCTACGTCGGGGTTGCCGAGTTCGACCACCACGTACTCCTCGTGGGTCGAACGCCAGTCGTCGAACTCGGCGCGTGTGCCGACCGTGACCGAAAGCGACTCCGCGAACAGCGCGTTCCGGACGGTCTCGATTACGTCGCCGGTGACGCGTTCGCTGTACTCCTCGCGGTCGAACTCCATCGCCTTGGCCGTCTCGCGGACGACCACCTGTGCGGTCGGTCCGACGCGGTCGAAGGCGGCCTCGGCCTCGTCGAGCGACGCCGGTGCAATCGTCCCGTGGGTTTCCATCGCCAGTCGGTTCGGGGTCCGGACTTACGACTCTTTCCTGTCCGCGCCGTCGGTCTCCTCGCCGCGGTCATCGGCATCGGTGGCGTCGCGGGCGTCGTCGCCGTCCCGCGGCGCGTCCTCACGCTCGCCGTTCTCGCCGTCCTCGCCGTCGTCCGCGACCATCTCGCGAGTGAGCGACTGCGCCTCCTCGAAGATGCGCGCGGCGTCACCCGACAGCGACTCCGACCCGCCGGCCCCGCCGAACGGTTGCGGCTGTCGGTCGGGGATGTCGTGGTCGTGTTCCTGTCCGTGCGGGTGAGCATGGCCGGGGCCGCCCGTGCGGTCGACCGTGTCTTCGAACACCTCGTCGAACTCGCGTTCCTCCGCGAGGTCGGCCACGAGCGGGCCGAGCGAGTCGGCGTTCAGGTCGGCCCACTCGGGGGCGTGTTCGTCCAGCCACGTCTCGTGGTCGTCGCCGTGGACGATGGCCTGTAACGCGAGGTGGTTCGCGAGGTGCGTCTCGTCGCGTTGCGGCGCGTCGCAGACCGGACAGGCGTATCCCATGCCCGCCGGTAGCGGCTCTGTGTACCAAAACCCGTCGCACTCTCGCGTCGTTCCGTGCCGCGTCGCGTTGCGGCGCACCGTGTCGCGGCGCGTCGCAGCGCGTCAGCGTCGTGCGTCGGTCTCGAAAGAAATGGAGCCGCCTCGGCCGCGTGGTGATGGTGGTGGTGGGTGCGGGCGGCGGTCGGCAGTCGCGGCACCCCCGTGGAGTGCCGCGTCGTGTGGTGGTTGTGGTGGTGGGATTACCGATTCGTTCGTGTGTCGATGCGTCAGGCGGGCGTGACGATGACCGTGCCGTCGGCCCAGACGGTCACGTCGCAGGCAGCGTACCGGAACCCGATTCGACCGCGAGCGGGCGCTATCGACCCGCGAGTGCCGCCGTCGGTCGCCGCCACCCGCGCCAGCGGGGCGAACAGTTGACAGAGCGCGTCGGGGTCGATAGCCTCGGACAGCGGTGGGAGGTCGATGGCGTCCACGCCGTGCAGTTGAGCGGTCGCGGTGACGACCGTCACCGCCAGAGTGTCTCGTCCGCTCCAGTCGTGTCGGGCGATGACCTCGTCGGTCGACCCCGTATTCCATCCCACATCGTTGCCCGGTAACACGCGAGTTTCGTCCATGGTTCGGTTCGCGCCGGCGCCTCGCCGACATCCGCACCGATGACGCTCGTGGGTATATCGGTCGCTGCTATCCAACTAGTGGTCGCGCGCGCCACCTCTAGGTACCTAGAACCGTAACTGAAAATCAGTTGGTATCGCTGGTCTACACGTGGTACGTCGTCACTCGAAGACGCGTTCGACCAGTTTTCGCTCGGCCGCGCGCAGGTGGTACTGGTAGGTCGGCGCGCTGATGTCGAACGTCTCGGCGAGCGTCTCGGCGGTGCTGCGGCGCGGCCACTCGTAGAACCCGGCGAGGTGGGCCGCCCGAATCGACTCGTGCTGGCGGCTCGTCCACGCCGCGCGCATCTCGGCGGCGAACGTCTGCGGCGACTCGGCCCCGTCGGCGGCGGTCCGCCGCGACAGCAGACTCGTCCCGGGGTAGTTCGAGTCGAGCGCGTTGACGAACGACCGGACTCGGACGCGCGTCGGAACCTCGGCGGTGAGCGTGGTCTGCGTCGGCGTCGCGTCGAGCGCGCGGAGCGTCGCCTCCGAGGCGTACAGCGTCTCGAACAGCGATTCGCGCGGGAGTCGGAGTTCGAACAGCGACCCCGAGTCGTCGGTCGAGACGTGGCGCACGCGCGTTGCGATATCTCCCCCGGCGGCGACGACGTCCTCGGGCTCCGCGTCGCTGGCGACGAACGCGATGACCGAGCCGTCGGACTGCGGGATGACGCCGCTGAGACTCACCGCGCGGCCGACCCGCCGGGCGAGCCGCGATATCGACAGCCGGTCGCCGCCGAGCCGTACCTGTACGCTCGTCCGGCGCTCGGTCAACATGGCGTCGGCGCGCCCCGTGGCCGCGAGCGCGTAGCCGACCGCCTCCCCCAGTTCGGTGAGCAGGCCGTCGTCGTCGAAGGCGCTCGCCCCGGTCGCGTGGACGACGAACAGCGCCTCCACTTGGCCGTCAGCGACCGCGGGGATGACCGCGATGGCTCGGAACCCGTAGCTGAGGGCGTCGCCGCGGTGGTCGGCCCACGCGGGGTCGTCGAGCACGTCCGAGACCACCTGCTACTCTCGGCTCTCCACGGCGGCTTCGAGCAGCGAACACAGCGGGTCCGCGGTCGCCACCTCACCGAGCCGGTCGGCGTAGGCGGTGTCCGCGCCGTGGACCGCGTCGCTCGGCGGGCGGTACGCCTCGTCGATGTCGCTGACCTCGGCGTGCCAGACGACCGTGATACCGTCGGTGTCGACGAGGTGTTCGGCAACTTCCGACAGCGCCGCGCCCCGGGTCGGCGCGCGGATGAGCGACTGGTTGATGTTCCGGATGGTCTCGTTGATTTGGTCGAGCCGGGTGAGCGCCTCGTTTTGGGCTTCGAGCCGGCGGTCGCGCTCGCGGAGCTCCGCCTCGGCGTCGATGCGTTCGAGCAGCTCCTCGACGGTCGCGGAAAGCAGGTTCACGAACTCCACGTCGACCTCGTTCGGCGCGACGGTGCCGGGATGGCCGGTGACGAGCACGCCGTGGCGACCGAGCGGCGCGGCGATGACGCGCTCGACGCCGTCGACGACGCCCCCGTCGGGCGCGAGTTCGACCACGCGGACCTCGCCGGAGACGAACGCGTCCCAGATGCCGCCGCGGTCGAGGCCGCCGTCGAGCGGTTTGTCGCCGAGGCCGGTCCCCGCCGCGCCGACGCGGACGAGGCTCGTGTCCGCCTCGTCGAAGACGAACAGCTCCGTCCGGGCGTCGCCGAGCACCTCGTCGCAGGCGTCGACGGCGGCCCGGAGGACCGCCTGTCTGTCGGTCGCGCCCATCATCTCGCGGGTCCGGTCGTGGAGCGTCGCCAGCAGGCGCTCGTAGCGGTGTCGCTTCGTCACGTCGCGGAGGATGCCGACCGAGCCGACCTCCTCGCCACCGACGACGAGCGGCGTTCGGTGGTCTTCGACTCTGACGACCCCCTCGTCGGGCGTCCACAGGTCCAACTCCACGATTCCCTGCGAGGTCGACGCGAACGCCTCGTCGCTCCCGTCGGTCGCGGTGGCGTGCTGGGCGAGCAGGGCCGTCGACGAGCCGATGACGCGGTCGCGCTCGAGTCCGGTGAGGCGCTCGAACGCGGGGTTGACCGCCGCGAACCGCCCCTCGTCGTCCAGCGCGTACACCGCGTCGGCGACGGCCGCCAGCATCCGCCCGTACTGCTCGGCTTCGACCTCGTGTTCCAACCGCTCCGTGATGTCTGTGAAGTAGACGGATAGCCCCGTCTCTGAGGGGTACGCCCGAACCGCGTACCACGTTTCGAGGCGGTCGTAGTACTGCTCGAAGGTCGCCGGCTCCTGTCGCTCCATCGCTCGCTCGAACTCCTCGCGGAAGACGGCCGACTCGGGCACCGAGTCCCAGATGCGTGTCCCCAACACCGCCGCGGCCGACATCCCGAGGCCGTGTTCGGCCGTCGAGTTGACGTAGGTGACGCGCCAGTCCGCGTCGAACCCCATCACCGCCTCGTCCATCCGCTCTAAGACCTCCGAGAGGGCGCTTTTCAGCTCGTTCCGTTCGGTCGCCGCGCCGACGACGGCGGCGATGTTCTCCAAGAAGAGCACGTCGTCGTCGGAGAACTGCCCGCGGGCGACGCCGTGGACGGCGATGACTCCCCACCGGGTGTCGTCGCCGCCGATAGCCGCGCCCATTCCGCTTTTCGGTCCCGACGGGCCCGCGCCGGTCGCGTGCTCGAAGCGCTCGTCGTCGTCGAAGTCGTCGACGAGCGTCGAACGCCCGGACCGGTATGTCTCGACCGCCTGCGTCCCCCCGGCCGCGGCGAGTCCGTGGCCCCGATTCGCCGACCAGCCCGCGGCGGCGGCGACGCGGAACGCGCCGTCGTCGAGGCCCTCGAAAATCGTGACCGAACTGGCGTCGAGCACGTCGCGGACGCGACTCGCGGCGTGGTCGAGCGTCGAGTCGAGGTCGACGGCGGTCAGCGCCCGCGTTCCGATTTCGGAGACGACGCGCTGCTGTTCGATTCGGTCCCGGTGGCTCCGCGCGAGGGTGCACTCGCCGAGCGCCCGCTCGACGCGGAAGGCGAGCCACGACATCGTCTCGGGGTCGTCGTCGCGGACGACGTAGTCCGTCGCGCCGGCTTCGACCGCGCGGGTCGCGGTCTCCTGGTCGGCGGCCGCGACGACGACCGGAACGTCGATGCCCTGGGTGTAGATGTCGCGGACGAACGCCCCCTCGTCGCCGGCCGCCGTGGGGGCGGCCAGGACGATACAGGAGATGGCCGCCGCGGCGGCGACGAACTCCGCGCGCGCCGCGGCGGGGGTGCGAACGTGGCGGACGACCGTCGTCTCGTCGAGCGACGACAGCGACGAGTCGAGCGACGCCGCGAACGCGTCGTCGTCACTCACACAGAGGACGGTGGGGGACGGTAACACAACCCGTGTACGCGGCTCGTCGTGATAAGCGCTCCTTCGGCCGCGAGCGGTCCTGTCAGGCGCGCTGCCACTCCGCCACGTCGAGGACCATGACGTACGCGTCCTCGCCGTCGCCGTAGTAGCTCGGCACCCGGCGGGCGGGCTCGAAGCCGAGGCTCCGGTAGAGGCCGATAGCCGGGTCGTTCGAGACGCGGACTTCGAGCTTCACGACCGTCGCGCCAGCGATGGCCATCGCCGTCAGCGACTGAACGAGCAGCTGCCGGCCGAGGCCGTTCCCGCGGGCCTCCGGGCGGACCGCGAGGTCCTTCACGTGGCCGATGTCGTTGCCGTGGTTCGGCATCACGTCGGCGACGACGTAGCCGAGCACCTCGTCCCCGCGGGCGGCGACGAGGAACGCCGGCTCGTCGACGAACATCTCGAACGCGGAGTACGGCCACGGCTCGGAGAAACAGGTCCGCTCGATGCGGAGTACGTCGAGGAGGTCGACCCGGTCGACTCGCCTGACGACCAAGTCGCCGGCGAGCGCGTCGTCGAACGCCGTCACGCCCGGCGCTACGTGGTTGGCACGCAAAAGCCCGACGGCACGGGCCTGCGGGAATCCGGAGGAACGCTCACGGTCGCGGGCGGGTCCCCCCGCCGGCCGCGCGGTGGCCGCCGCTCGCCGCGCGAAAAAGTGAGAAGGTGGTGTCGGTCGCGTTCAGTCGTCCGCGGGGGCAGCGCCGCCCTCGGCCTGCTGCTTCGTGAGGGGGAGCTTGCCGCCGGCGGTGAGGATACGACGCTCGCGCTCGGAGGCGTGCAGGTTCGCCGTCGCTTCCCAGTCGTCGTTCACGCGGATGGTGAACTCTTCCTGGCCGGATTCGACGGCTTCGGCAACGTCGTCGACGATTTCGACGTCGTCGCCCTGTTCGATCTTTGCGTAGGTCTCCTCGTCGATGGCGAGGGGGACGATACCGAAGTTGAACAGGTTCGCCTTGTGGATGCGAGCGAACGACTGCGCGAGGACGGCCTCGATGCCGAGGTACATCGGACACATCGCGGCGTGTTCGCGCGAGGAGCCCTGACCGTAGTTCTCGCCCGCGACGAGGACGCCGGAGCCGGCTTCCTTGGCGCGCTGGGCGAACGTCTCGTCGACGCGCGAGAGCGTGAAGTCCGAGAGGCGCTCGATGTTCGAGCGGAACTTGAGGATGTCGGACGTCGCCGGGATGATGTGGTCGGTCGTGATGTTGTCCTCCATCTTCAGGAGGGTCTCACCCGAGATGTCGGAGCCGAGGGGGTCCTGCAGGGGGACTTCGCCGATGTTCGGGCCCTTGATGAGCTCGTCGTCGATGGCGTCCTCGGCGTAGATGAGGTCCGTCTTCGAGCCGTCGTACTTGTCGGGGAGCTCGACGCCGGGGGCGTCGAGACCGAGTTCGTCGGCGAGGTCGCGCGGGTCGACGATTTCGCCCTTGAGCGCCGCGGCGGCGGCGACCTGCGGCGAGCAGAGGTAGACGTTGTCGTCTTCGATGCCCGAGCGGCCCTCGAAGTTGCGGTTGAAGGTGCGCAGCGAGACGGAGTCGGAGGCGGGGACGTGGCCGATACCGATACACGGACCACAGGTCGCCTCGGAGACGTTGACGCCGGCCGCCATCATCTCTGCCGTCCAGCCCTCGCGGGCGAGCATCTCGCCGGCCTGCTTCGAACCGGGCGCGACGATCATCTCGAGGTGCTTTGCGACTTCCTGGTCCTTGACCATCTTCGCGGCCGGGAGGACGTCCTCGTAGCCGCCGTTGGTACAGGAACCGACGAGGACCTGCTCGACCTTCTCGCCGGCGACTTCGCGGACCGGAACCACGTTGTCGGGCATCGACGGGCAGGCGATGAGCGGTTCGAGCTCGCTGAGGTCGATGACGATTTCGTCGGCGTATTCGGCGTCGTCGTCGGCCGTCAGCTCGACGTACTCGTCGCCGCGGCCCTGACGTTCGAGGTAGTCTTTGGTCTTCTCGTCGGTCTCGAACAGCGACGAGGTGGCACCGAGTTCGGTCCCCATGTTGGTGATGGTGGTTCGCTCGGGCACGGTGAGCGATTCAGCACCGGGGCCGGTGTACTCGAAGACCTTGCCGACGCCGCCCTTGACGGTCTCGCGGCGGAGCATCTCGAGGATGACGTCCTTCGCGGAGGACCACTCGGGGAGCTCGCCTTCGAGGCGGACGTTCACGACTTCCGGCATCTCGACGTAGTACGCGCCGCCGCCCATGGCGACGGCGATGTCGAGGCCGCCGGCACCGATGGCGAGCTGGCCGAGGCCGCCGGGGGTCGGCGTGTGGGAGTCCGAGCCCAGGAGCGTCTTGCCGGGCGCGGCGAAGTTCTCCTTGTGGACGTTGTGGCAGATACCGTTACCGGGGCGGGAGAAGTGGGCACCATATGTCCCGGCCGCGGAACGGAGGAAGCGGTGGTCGTCCGTGTTCTTGAAGTCGAACTGGTAGGTCTGGTGGTCGCAGTACTGGGCCGCGAGTTCGGTCTGGGCCTCGTCGAGGTCGAGCGCCTCGAACTGGAGCCAGACCATCGTCCCGGTCGTGTCCTGCATCAGGACTTGGTCGATTTCGATTCCGATCTCCTCTCCGGGGGTGAGGTCACCCTCGACGAGGTGGTCCGAGAGAATCTTTTCCGTGAGCGTCTGTCCCATAACACCCGAACGTCGATGGTCCTCGGATATAAATCCCGCGTACTTCCCTATCTTCGAACGTGAACGATAGCGCCGTCTCTGGATTTCTAGCGTCTAAGGGCCATTAAACTCCTTGTTGGTTCTCCAATGTGACTGGTCACCGCGGGGGTCGTCACCGCCCCCACCGCGGGCGTGTTTCGGCCCCGTCGCGGCGCGGGAATCGGGGTGGCGTTCAGGCGGTGATGACGGTCGAGGTTCGGCACAGTTTTGCGCCCGCTGGCCGGGGTTCGGATATGCACCGCGCTGGCTCGTTCGTCGCACAGCACATCTCGCCGGTCACGGCCGAACAGGTCCAACCCAACGGCGTCGACCTGACGCTCGAAGCGGTCCTCGAACAGGTCGAACCGGGTCGCCTCGGTCGCGAGGGAAAGACCGTCGGGGAGCGCCGCGCCCTCGACTGCGCCGACCCGGACACCGAGACGTACCGACTCGACCCCGGCGGCTACGTCCTCCAGTACGCCGAGACGGTCCACATCCCCGAGGACCACGTCGGCTTCATCTACCCGCGGTCGTCGCTCATGCGGAACTCCTGTATGCTGAACACGGCCGTCTGGGACGCCGGCTACGAGGGGAAAGGCGAGGGCCTCTTGGAGGTCCACCACCCGGTCGAACTCGAACGCGGCGCGCGCGTCGCCCAAATCGTCCTCGCGGACGCGACTCACGACGAGACCTACGACGGCAGCTATCAGGGCGAACGGACCCGCTGACGACCGCCGACCGCGACTCTCGGAAGCGGTCACTCGCCGGATACTACCGGATGAATACCGACATCCCGATTTACGGGACGTTCTCGGCGATGACGAATTCCTTTCAAGTCGATGGGCGTCGTATCCCTTCTCGCGGAGGGCATGTCGGGCCGAAACGAGGGGCGACCTGTACCCACCGAACCTCCGCAACTTCCTCCTTCCACAGCTTCGTCTTCGTTGCTTCGCGCGTTCCTGCGAACCGCTCGTGCCCGTGAGCCGCGGCGTCGCGCTGCCGGCCTGCGATTCGCCGCCGCGAGCGAGCGCCACGGGACCGCCGCCACCTAAAGCCGCTTCGAGCGCGGCAGTCGGGTTCTCTGACCCAAAGGCACATTTACGCGCATACCTAAATGAGGCCAATCACTGATGTCACGGAGTCCATCTCTCCCGGAACGTCCTCATCTCGATCTGGACCCCGAGATGTCGGATGCAGAGCGGCTGTCTGCACTCCGCCAGCACTTCGAACGCATGGTCGACGTCAACCGCGAACTCGACCAGCGGCTCCAGAACGCCGATGACCGCCACGCCGAGTTAGTCGACGAGGTCGACCAGATGAAAGCGCGCAACGAGGCGCTGAAGACGGCCTCGTACTACATCGCCACGGTCGAGGAGCTGACCGACGACGGCGTCATCATCAAGCAGCACGGCAACAACCAGGAGGTCCTGACCGAGTTCGCACCGAGCCTGAACATCGACGACATCGAGCCCGGCGACCGCGTCGCCATCAACGACTCGTTCGCCGTCCAGACCGTCCTCGACGACGAGACGGACGCGCGGGCGCAGGCGATGGAGGTCGTCGAGTCACCAACGGTCACCTACGACGACATCGGCGGCATCGACGAGCAGGTCCGCGAGGTCCGCGAGGCGGTCGAACAACCCCTCGAAAACCCCGAGATGTTCGCTGAGGTCGGCATCGACCCCCCGTCGGGCGTGCTCCTCTACGGCCCGCCGGGCACCGGGAAGACGATGCTCGCCAAGGCCGTCGCCAACGAGACCAACGCCTCGTTCATCAAGATGGCCGGCTCCGAACTCGTCCAGAAGTTCATCGGCGAGGGCGCGCGGCTGGTCCGCGACCTGTTCAAGCTCGCCGCCGAGCGCGAACCGGTAGTCGTCTTTATCGACGAAATCGACGCCGTCGCCTCGAAGCGGACGGACTCGAAGACCTCCGGCGACGCCGAGGTCCAGCGCACGATGATGCAACTGCTCTCGGAGATGGACGGCTTCGACGACCGCGGCGACATCCGCATCATCGCGGCGACCAACCGCTTCGACATGCTCGACGAGGCCATCCTCCGGCCCGGCCGGTTCGACCGCCTCATCGAGGTGCCCAAGCCCGCCGTCGAGGGACGCCGCCACATCCTCGACATCCACACCCGCGATATGAACGTCGCCGACGACGTAGACCTCGACGCGCTCGCCGAGGAACTCGACGACTACTCCGGCGCGGACATCGCGTCGCTCACGACCGAGGCCGGGATGTTCGCCATCCGCGACGGCCGGACCGAGGTGACGGGCGCGGACTTCGACGCAGCCCACGAGAAGCTCTCGAACGTCGACGAGTCCGGTACCGGCCCCATCTCGGGCTTCACGGACTACCAGTACTGAGGTCGGCGGCCGGGGACCGCCGCCGGGGGCGGTCACGGACGCCACCCATTCCCCCAGCTTTCGAGAGCCGCTATTCGTAACCCCCTTTTCCGCCGCCGCGAGAGTTCGGACATGAACACGATTCGCGTCGTCCGCGGGGTCGGCACCGCCCCCACGGAGATGGCGTCGTACGACGCCGCGCTCGCCGCCGCCAACATCCACAACTACAACCTCGTCGCCGTCTCGTCGGTCGTCCCCGCCGACGCGACCGTCGAGGCGGTCGACGTGGCTCCCGACCTCGGCCCGGCGGGCAACCGACTGACCGTGGTGCAGGCCCGCGAGACCACCGCGACGCCCGGCGAGACGGTCGTCGCCGGCCTCGGCTGGGCGACCGGCTCCGGTCCCGGGCTGTTCTACGAGGCGTCCGGAACCGACGAAGACAGCGTCCGCGCGGCCGTCATCGACGGCCTCGAAGCGGGCCGGAACCTCCGAGAGTGGTCGTTCGATGACGAGGAAGTCGCGCTCACCACCGGCACGCACGAGGGCGAGGGCTACACCACCGCGGTCACGGTCGCGGCCTACGGGCAAAGCGAGTCCGTCTTCTGACACGCCGCGCTGACCGACGGACTCATCAGCGTTTGTGAGTATTGCTCGGGCATGAGTGGCGATGCGCCGTTCGACCTGTCCCCGAGGCGAGTGGCGCTCATCTACGCCGCCTTCGGGTTCCTCTGGGTCGCGACGAGCGACAGTCTCGTGGCGGGGCTCCCCAACCACGACCTCATCCAGACGGTGAAGGGATGGCTGT contains these protein-coding regions:
- a CDS encoding aconitate hydratase, yielding MGQTLTEKILSDHLVEGDLTPGEEIGIEIDQVLMQDTTGTMVWLQFEALDLDEAQTELAAQYCDHQTYQFDFKNTDDHRFLRSAAGTYGAHFSRPGNGICHNVHKENFAAPGKTLLGSDSHTPTPGGLGQLAIGAGGLDIAVAMGGGAYYVEMPEVVNVRLEGELPEWSSAKDVILEMLRRETVKGGVGKVFEYTGPGAESLTVPERTTITNMGTELGATSSLFETDEKTKDYLERQGRGDEYVELTADDDAEYADEIVIDLSELEPLIACPSMPDNVVPVREVAGEKVEQVLVGSCTNGGYEDVLPAAKMVKDQEVAKHLEMIVAPGSKQAGEMLAREGWTAEMMAAGVNVSEATCGPCIGIGHVPASDSVSLRTFNRNFEGRSGIEDDNVYLCSPQVAAAAALKGEIVDPRDLADELGLDAPGVELPDKYDGSKTDLIYAEDAIDDELIKGPNIGEVPLQDPLGSDISGETLLKMEDNITTDHIIPATSDILKFRSNIERLSDFTLSRVDETFAQRAKEAGSGVLVAGENYGQGSSREHAAMCPMYLGIEAVLAQSFARIHKANLFNFGIVPLAIDEETYAKIEQGDDVEIVDDVAEAVESGQEEFTIRVNDDWEATANLHASERERRILTAGGKLPLTKQQAEGGAAPADD
- a CDS encoding deoxyuridine 5'-triphosphate nucleotidohydrolase — protein: MHRAGSFVAQHISPVTAEQVQPNGVDLTLEAVLEQVEPGRLGREGKTVGERRALDCADPDTETYRLDPGGYVLQYAETVHIPEDHVGFIYPRSSLMRNSCMLNTAVWDAGYEGKGEGLLEVHHPVELERGARVAQIVLADATHDETYDGSYQGERTR
- the pan2 gene encoding proteasome-activating nucleotidase Pan2, coding for MSRSPSLPERPHLDLDPEMSDAERLSALRQHFERMVDVNRELDQRLQNADDRHAELVDEVDQMKARNEALKTASYYIATVEELTDDGVIIKQHGNNQEVLTEFAPSLNIDDIEPGDRVAINDSFAVQTVLDDETDARAQAMEVVESPTVTYDDIGGIDEQVREVREAVEQPLENPEMFAEVGIDPPSGVLLYGPPGTGKTMLAKAVANETNASFIKMAGSELVQKFIGEGARLVRDLFKLAAEREPVVVFIDEIDAVASKRTDSKTSGDAEVQRTMMQLLSEMDGFDDRGDIRIIAATNRFDMLDEAILRPGRFDRLIEVPKPAVEGRRHILDIHTRDMNVADDVDLDALAEELDDYSGADIASLTTEAGMFAIRDGRTEVTGADFDAAHEKLSNVDESGTGPISGFTDYQY
- a CDS encoding pyruvoyl-dependent arginine decarboxylase: MNTIRVVRGVGTAPTEMASYDAALAAANIHNYNLVAVSSVVPADATVEAVDVAPDLGPAGNRLTVVQARETTATPGETVVAGLGWATGSGPGLFYEASGTDEDSVRAAVIDGLEAGRNLREWSFDDEEVALTTGTHEGEGYTTAVTVAAYGQSESVF